A region of Lemur catta isolate mLemCat1 chromosome 22, mLemCat1.pri, whole genome shotgun sequence DNA encodes the following proteins:
- the BRF2 gene encoding transcription factor IIIB 50 kDa subunit — MPGGGRCPDCGSTELVEDSHYSQSQLVCSDCGCVVTEGVLTTTFSDEGNLREVTYSRSTGENEQVSRSEQRGLCRVRDLCRVLQLPPTFEDTAVAYYQKAYRHSGIRAARLQKKEVLVGCCVLITCRQRNWPLTMGTICTLLYADLDVFSGTYMQLVKLLGLDVPSLCLAELVKTYCSSFKLFQASPSVPAKYVEDKEKMLSRTLQLVELADETWLVTGRHPLPVITAAAFLAWQSLQPSYRLSCSLARFCKSANVDLPHPASSRLQELLAVLLRMAKQLAWLQVLKLDKRSVVKHIGDLLQHRHTLVRAAFQDGTAEMETQKEPQGRGQGEEVGSSSLGLPQGKRPASPALLLPPCMLKPPKRTCPTPTVSTVTGDENISDSEIEQYLRTPQEIRDFQRAQAAGEAATSVPNPP; from the exons ATGCCGGGCGGAGGCCGCTGCCCCGACTGCGGCTCCACTGAGCTCGTGGAAGACTCTCACTACTCGCAGAGCCAGCTGGTGTGCTCCGACTGCGGCTGCGTAGTCACCGAGGGGGTCCTTACCACCACCTTCAGCGACGAGGGCAACCTCCGAG AAGTAACATATTCCCGAAGCACAGGGGAAAATGAACAAGTCAGTCGCAGCGAACAACGAG GTCTCTGCCGAGTAAGGGACCTTTGTCGAGTTCTGCAGTTGCCACCAACATTTGAGGACACAGCAGTTGCTTACTACCAAAAGGCATACCGGCACTCCGGCATCCGCGCTGCCAGGCTGCAAAAGAAGGAGGTGTTGGTTGGGTGCTGTGTCTTAATCACCTGCCGGCAGCGTAACTGGCCCCTAACCATGGGAACCATCTGCACGCTGCTGTATGCAGATTTGGACGTGTTTTCTGGCACTTACATGCAGCTAGTGAAGCTCTTGGGGCTGGATGTGCCATCTCTGTGCTTGGCAGAACTGGTGAAGACCTACTGTAGCAG CTTCAAACTGTTCCAAGCTTCCCCGTCTGTGCCAGCCAAATATGTGGAGGACAAAGAGAAGATGCTGTCGCGAACACTGCAGTTGGTGGAACTGGCCGACGAGACGTGGCTGGTGACCGGGCGGCATCCCTTGCCTGTCATCACTGCTGCCGCTTTCCTGGCTTGGCAGTCCCTGCAGCCTTCCTATCGGCTGTCGTGTTCCCTTGCCCGATTTTGTAAATCGGCGAACGTGGACCTGCCCCACCCCGCTTCCTCCCGCCTGCAGGAGCtgctggcggtgctgctgcggatGGCTAAGCAGCTGGCCTGGCTGCAGGTTCTGAAACTCGACAAACGGTCTGTGGTGAAACACATCGGTGACCTCCTCCAGCACCGCCACACACTGGTCCGTGCGGCCTTTCAGGATGGCACGGCAGAAATGGAGACCCAGAAGGAGCCgcaggggcgggggcagggagaagaggtggGGAGTAGTTCTTTAGGTTTGCCCCAGGGGAAGCGACCGGCCAGTCctgcccttctcctcccaccctgcatGTTGAAGCCCCCGAAGCGGACCTGTCCCACACCCACTGTCTCCACTGTCACCGGAGACGAGAACATTTCTGATAGTGAAATTGAGCAGTATTTGCGTACCCCTCAGGAAATTAGGGACTTTCAGAGagcccaagctgctggagaggcTGCCACCAGTGTTCCTAACCCTCCCTGA